One Ranitomeya variabilis isolate aRanVar5 chromosome 4, aRanVar5.hap1, whole genome shotgun sequence genomic window, tcaggtccatggttctatgatcaggcatacaaaaatgtttggccacaggtagatccattcttttttctcataTTGTGTGGAGGTGAGAATTTATTcttgtcctcagtttttgccctgtctccccaatatacagacccccagttggacatttagtacaaatattgatgtacaccacattagaagtgacgcagctgaaagtacctggtatcaaccactgaggactctcaattctaaatattatgctatctactggctaacacagtaccaagatatatatctttcctgtatttctATTTCATCTGCACTTGTGTTTACATGTGAGCTCCATTTATTACATAGacccaggtccatcaagttcagcctttCTCCACCAGAGAGCACAGGCCGTGTGGTGGTGCAGGAAGCTGACAGCTCCCGGCCCCACTATTGTATTCAGCCATGTCTGTGAGGATACAGACTGGACATGTGCCGCGCTCCTGAGACAGCCCCCAAATCACGCGTCTAAGACCGGAGGTATGCTATAGAAAGTATACCTGCTTCTAATTATACCTCGTGTCTTTCTAAAGGAGCCATAGAAAATGGTGACTCATGGTCTATTCTTCCTGGTGCCCATTCCTAACAGTCAAATAAATAGAATTCATCTCATTTATGTGTCTTATAAACGTCCTAAACTAACAAATGACTTTCACACCCTGACAACTATCGGCGTAGACAGATGTATAGAATGTGCCGACAGGTTTTATATCATTTCTACCTAAAAAAAAACACTTACAAAGTTTTCTCCATTGCTTTAAGCTCTTCCGTCTCCTTTTCTAATCTCTGCTGTAGTATTTGTTGGATTTCTTTCCTGTTGTACATGGAACATAAATCATCATCTCATGTGTAAATGTATAAATATCAGCTATTTGATGAACAGTAGTGAACACATTCCCTTCGTCTCCATCCAAAATACTTTCCGAACATTTTCCATCTACATCACACAAATGATACAATTTTGTCTCTCTGGAGTCACCACTAGCAGGCGCTCACTGTGTATGGACAGAAGAGACCTAGAAGGCTGACTTCATAAATACACCTCATGGTTAGTGTAGACTTTGATATACATATATCCCAGAATTATTTActgctttaaagggacactgtcacccccctccagccgacaatcgccccagaagagatgactgacggcagttgggcgcttcaaagaggtggcttcagacccgcctccaggtacaaagataggcatttgagcaaaattataaatacctttattgtgggaatatcagcaacaaaaactaaaagagtcaccttgttagaatgcagcattactgctgcacaaggtggctcttttagtttataacggctggagggggtgacagtgtccctttaaccccttgctgacctcggacgggatagtacgtccgaggtcagctcccctgctttgatgcagggctccgcggtgagcccgcatcaaagccgggacatgtcagctgttttgaacagctgacatgtgcccgcaatagcggcgggtgaaatcgcgattcacccgccgctattaagtagttaaatgccgctgtcaaacgcagacagcggcatttaactaccgcatccggccgggcggccggatatgagcgcatcgccgacccccgtcacatgatcggagatcggcgatgcttctgaatggtaaccatagagcacacctgcatttctgccgcctgtgaagctagctacaccacctgtgtatctaaatttttactgcatctaacccagtaaatagtttggggtctaggagcagtgtctgcatgtcagcgaagtagcccacctgtgaagctagctacaccgcctgtgtatctaaatttttactgcatctaatccagtaattagttttgggcctaggagcagtgtctgcacgtcagcggagtagcccgcctgtgaagctagctacaccgcctgtgtatctaaatttttactgcatctaatccagtaattagttttgggcctaggagcagtgtctgcacgtcagcgaagtagcccgcctgtgaagctagctacaccgcctgtgtatctaaatttttactgcatctaatccagtaattagttttgggcctaggagcagtgtctgcacgcctgtgtatctaaatttttactgcatctaacccagtaagtagttttgggcctaggagcagtgtctgcacgcctatgtatctaaatttttactgcatctaacccaagaaataggggaataggtgtgttggaaaggggaaaaaaggttgtgtccgtggggtaggcggtaaagcaacagtaacatctgcagaagaaagaccatcttcctgccaaagtaagatgtctacttcttttcgtggacaatctgatatgatccctttcttacgaccatcgctacaagcatcgccaaaattccagatgaggcacaaaaacaacaggtgcttgaacggatatcaagtgctcattcaagtgggctctcctccatgtaaacttcaacatcacaactactccagtcctcagagttgtcaccccaatcgcacttgcttcctcacagctcccaagtctccagccgcccgtctgagtatggggtaacacagatggttgagtcggcagagctgtttactcatactatagcctgggaatcagaggtctgctccagagcttctgtgaatccagacgaggaaatgatctgcactgatgcccagaatctttgtgagtcgggtccaggcccagatgaagaaggttctgagcataatgtagaccctcgttcccaaactgtaactcctattggtggagacaatgaggaagatgatgataagactgagatacctgattggaacgaaaacgtgacttttcagtcagggcaggaagaggttggctctgaggacgacgggtgtgagaacacacaggatgatgatgacgaggttggagaccccacttactgtcaacccacagtccgccagtccatgaggtcagcagaggaggtggaggaggatgctagtgacgagtctgactacaaggttaggttgcgccttcctggaagagacggagtactggaagcacgtcaacaactgcatcctcaaccccaactgtgcctctgagcagaagtcgtagtgtctcttcaggtcgcacgggccctaagccttgcatagcctgggcatttttttacatcgcaaaggatgacccaactcatgttgtctgtaagatttgtcaccaaaatctcagtagaggccaaaaaatgagtagcttgagtacttcatgcatgaaccgtcacatggatatgaggcataagttgcagtgggaagctcactgtgctacaatgcggcctagtaggccgggtcaaccaccgtctgccccatcaagtgcatccgcgtcctcttcatcctctgtgactgtggggacagcagtcgcacatggttttagacgcagaccttccacctttttacccgcaacagccagtgtgattggcaggtcgtcaggacatttgcaagtggaaacacctgctggtgttgagcactctccgacatcgagaccacattttgatcaaggcaacataacatctccgtctgcaccttcctcacagaccagtagtttgccggggacaccctactcaactccgtctaagcacggcattcagccctcagtccctcagatgtggacaagtaaaagaccatttcctcctagccatgacaaagctaagaggttgaatttcaccatctgcaagctgttggctacagaaatgctgcctttccgcctggtggacacagaattttcgagaccttatgtccatcgcagtgtcccagtaccagatgcccagtcgccactacttctcaaagaaagctgtgcctgtgctactccagcatgtcgcacacaacgtcaccgcttccttgagaaactctgtgtgtgacagggtgcatttcaccacagacacttggacgagtagacatggacaggggcgttacatgtcggtgactgggcacttgttaactatggtgacatcaggagaaggggctgctgtccaggtCTTGGCATCCCCACGAGTTGTTCGTCGATCCTCtgaatctagaagttcctccactgcttctgcctcctcaacctcctctcagtccgccacctgcacccaaagcttgTCTGGCAATGCCACCCGCGTTCAAACtgcacagaaggaatcctgcacacctccttactatgctgtcaccagggctcaatggcatgaGGCGGTGTTTACAttaaaatgtctgggaaatgtgaatcacacagctgaggagttgtggtcagctctggaaaccgagttccatcaatggttgtctccgctcaacctgcatccagggaaggccatgtgcgacaatgctgcaaacctgggtgcagcccttcgccggggcaatgtcacacacgtgccttgtttggctcacgttttgaacctggttgtccagcaatttttatccaactatcctggactagatgggcttctgcagaggacacggtcgctgtgtgctcactgccACCAATCGCATCccacagctcaacgacttacatatCTACAGAAGTCGTtaggcctgccagttcaccagctgaaatgcgatgtgcccacacggtggaattcaactctgcacatgttgcagcgactgtggcagcaccgacgagtcctggtgcaatacgttatgacgtatagcctgggccaacgagatccagaggtggggcaaatcacgctgtaggattggtctcagatcagggacctatgcacccttctgcacagttttgaaatagcgacgaagatgtttagtgttgatgatgccattatcagcatgactattccggagatttacatgctggagcacaccttaaacagtattcggagtcaggtgatgGAACAAGAGGAGCAGGAGGAACTTGAGGAGTCGTAGgcagaagggataatatctccaaggtccagacggtcggcagcaccaaggcggctggcaatggaggttgggggagagggattaccgagggcgcatggtagcagccaaactgttgaaggtgcaggaggcgaggaagaagtggaggacgaactggcactgggcatggaagactcatcagatgagggagactttGATCAAAttcctgttgtgcgaggttggggggagagggcagagaaaggaagcatgattctcacctcgccgccaccaaaacaacaaggacttggtcctcctggatgcgcaagacacatgagtgccttcttgctgcactacctgcaacatgacctttggattgtcagaatccgaagtaatgccaacgactgggttgccacactcttagatccccggtacaaaagtaaatttggcttaataattcctgccatagaaagggattcacgcatgcaggagtatcagcagagactgttacagaatctgacatctgcttttccacaaaacaccagtggtacacatagtgaatctctgagttctaacttgccaaccgtgggactatcgagtcatcactcaaaccgtaacagtaacatcgtatctggtggtaacagcaattttttccaatcgtttcaagatttttttagaccatcctttgcaaggccacaggagacaagaagtctgacgcacagccaacgcctagagaggatggtagaagagtatctccaagttaacatcgatgccatgactgtggaactggacccttgctcattttgggcttccaatcttgaaaaatggcctgagctcgccactcatgccttagagatcttgtcgtgccccgcagccagcgttctctctgaacgtgtgttcagcgccgctggtggtgtgctgacagataagcgcaagtggctgtccagtgacaatgtagacagactaacgttcatcaagatgaacaaatcctggatccgcaaggacttttctacccctgtgtcatcctggggagactaaaagcttgatgatttttgaaaatcacctcaccaaccgttttaaaaatctctggcgaaattgatgccacttaagtggtgtctgtggccgaatttttggaaaaaatggagactctttattgagtccccttgctgtgtttcacatgacgttgccatcgtcaattccaggtgggtggggtcgtctgcagagttgtttactcatactatggcctgggattcagaggtctgctccaaagcttcagtgtctgctagtcagcagagtagcccacccacccactgcctgtttatctaggtaataatttttaactgcatctagcccagaaaatccttttgggcctagtagcattttgtgctactcagcagagtaccccacccatgaagcaagctacaccgccttcttcctttctcaatctaacccctcggccctggggtgtccactctccctccagctctctccttctcacaggtggactaccgcgtgtattgacactgtggcgaatcttttgggcccaggcataagaagtcgtcgaggtaatggataatatgtgccgccttacaaacgtccatggcgacccatttgaggaagcaactaaacgcctcaaatagtgagcaggatatggggcaccccatgggcaaatagcgatctatgtagtatgctccttcacagaagcagcccaatgggaggacactattcggaggcataggtagtaaccggaacgccccctcaatgtctgttttggccattagggtacccctttcccaacttcttgacccgcctgattgcctcatcaaaggaggtacagtacatagtactgtacttggttccgcgtcgatgttgtcgtttactgacctgccccttggatatgacaaatggtggattagtctgaatgtattaggttgcttttttggcacaactcccaacgggggtacctctacgtcttctaaggaaagtgttctgaatgaacCCGCCgctattctacctaaagatattttctttttaaaaaattttgtcacgacatctgggtgttggtagggtgattttagatttttactccagcagttcttgattttagaagggcatgacatgcctatatctgtgtctcctcctccttttactcctccacctcttttctttttgcatgactatatgtagttgtgagttttccatgcgtttgttgtgtcttctgagcagtttgtgagCTTTTGGACATgtcttctatgtgttttctatgtgttttctatgtgtttgtatgtgtttgtgattgcctgccattggtttcactgGGGTTCAAAGGTGTTCGTTGAACACGCCCCAGTTCGacaaaccgaacccgaacactaggggggtggctcaacactaataaggaaaCGTATACATCATTATGGGATCTATAAGGATTGCTTCAATTAGATCAGTAATTCTTGGCACTTACATGGCCATGATCCTCTCCTTCATCaatttctttttcttctttccttCTTTGTCACTATTGTACAAGGAAGATTCATCAATTTATGATAAATGGTCACAAACTCAATAGTACAAGCAAATGTAAGAAGCTTTGTAGTAtagcttatcagagaaatctgcttccttctccATTTATGAGCCACTTCTACTCCCACCTGCAACTTGAACTCACCATCCAAAAagacataataaaaaaacagtttAAAGTGACCTGTCAGGTCTTATAATGCTATTATCTGCAGATATtgggataatctgcaggttaatagcattatgatgGTGCCCGGCTGCTGTACTGAAAGTGCGTCACCTGCGAGAAAATTAAcactcctctatgactgaaagccagaggctgccggCAGGTATAAAGTTATGTCAGCCCTGTATCCGGGCTGTCAGTGTGGCAGCTGCACGCATTTACATCGcttattaggccagggtcacacaagcGTTATTCTTCACcttacctttttttgggggggtcagtGGTatgtttttggttttatttttacaaatgCAGCATGCTATAGAGTCAGCTTTTTCTCAGACTATCACCGACCTGATGATGTTACATCCAAAGGATGAATCCTGTTAAATCGGGCTGCGCTGCTGAATAAATTAATCTTTAACAATAGGAGCATAAGGTTTTATTCACTTGATAATATTGGCACACTAGGCGGCCTTAGGCAGGGAACAGTGCGGAGAAAATATGCGCCAGACTGAAATGTCCCACCCTCGGGGCACGTGCATCCTCATTCACTTATAACACTACATTCTCTCATATAATATGCcgtattttgtggactataagacgcacctcaaattttggggaggaaaaaaggaaaaaatcttTTTAATAAAATAGTCGTGCCTCTTATAGTCTGATTTTACGGTAGCTTACGGTGGAGCGGGTgccaggaggcagggtcactgctgtAGTAGGCTGGTGGCGGTGGCAGGAGTGGAGCGATGCTGCGGGCTCCGGGCTGGGagaagggggtgttcggtggtgaaGGGCTGTGGCGGGCTCAGGGCTTTAAGAAAATGTTGGCAGAGTCCCCATACTTCTCATCCATTTCACTacggtggactttgggaaaatgaaCGCTGGAGGCGGCCCATGCACACATTGAGATCTCGGTAGATAAGATCTCGGaccagagatctcaatctgcgcatgtgccgcctgTGTCGGCCATTTTCCCCAGAGTCCACCGCATCGTAAAGGATGGGAAGTGCGGGGATTCCGCCaatattttgtgaaaggccagggcCCACCACAACCTCGCACCACCAAACAACCCCTCATCCCAGCCCTGGGCCTACAGCATTGCCATATTCCtgctgccagcttcctgcagcagtgaccATACCTCCTGGGAACCCGCTCCACTGCAGCCGCCCGCCCCAGTAAGCTAcaattggattataagatgcaccctgaTTTCCCCCCAAATTTATAGTGGAAAAAAGTGCCTCtaataatctgaaaaatacagtacgtACTTGATGGCAGGGCACCAGCAAAgccatctttttctttttttttgtcaggaCAATAACAGAAATCAGTTTTCACACATGAGGCCTCGTATTAAAACCGTCACCAGGATTTTtacatctaatctgagagcagcatgatgtagcgaTAGACCAGGGGTCTTAAACTCAGCTGGGTAAATGGGCCGCATACAGGAAAAATTTGAAAcacaaagtgacatttttagtgataccatattttttttatacaccttttgaacatttttgccatgttttttttttttaatttttagagcttgggtcgttatggatgtgatgataacaaatgtgcactcatattgtagttatgtccccatattgtagttatgtccccatccaggtcctatATTGTAGCTATGTCTATgtccctaggttttagaggaggaaaatagaaaaaaaaagtgaagcaaaaaatgtggtcaattcagtactaatattccccatcctggtatatacagctctggcaaaaattaagagaccactgcaaaattttcagtttgtctgatttttctatttataggtatatttttgagtaaactataaattgttcttttattctataaactactgacaacatgtctccgaagttccaagcaatacattttgtatttattctcTGAAAATGAGAaacggtcaaaataacaaaaaaatgcagtgaaGGGTCCGCAGTGCTGGCTTATTGCCGCATCTTCTTTGTTACTCCATGTACCACTGTGCTCTCAGCCATGTCTCAGCTTCCGTAGAAGCGCACactggcgcgaaacggccgtcgtcctttgcgTCTCCTCTCCACACTTCCTTGCTGTTTTAATGTGATATCCAAATAAAGGACACTTTATGGGACGGTGAGGGTCTGAGCCACTTATTCTTCATGTTTGGACTTGCATTGCCTTCAGCCATGTCTGTATTAGGCCACAttcatttctattatacttttcctctgattgctccactctctgattgtggcttacaaatactgatgtaaaatactgaccaaatactgcccgagtgaacgtggccttaggtgcAGCACCGCCTCAGTCACCTACATAGAGCTGTGCTATAGCCCCCTGCGTAGTAGGGGGGTTTAATTGAATCTTGCTGGTAACCATTGTGTCCCTCAGTCACATTCTTATAGTTTCCATGTAAATTAGTGTAAAGTGTAACTAAGCTCCGCACTAAGTCACAGCCCATGGTGGGAGGGGAGAGGAGAAACTAAGAATATAGATCATTTAATTTATAAATCTCAGCACTTACAGAGTCAGATGAATCTTTCCGAGGGTGATGTTCTCCTCTACAATCTTCTTCTCTATCAGATGTAAATTTCTCTTCCTATTGTACATGGGAAATATAAATCATATTGAAATGTACAAATGCCATTAATTATTACACTGTACAACAGCATTAGTGACCGTGACAAAATTGGCTAAATTCCTCCTTTTCTCCCTCTATCCTAGAAACTGAGTCAGAAAAGTTGTCCAGAAAGCATGGGGTCAGCGGAGCCAGATGGAGGGTCCCAGGGGCCAGAGGTGCCAGAAAACCAAGGGAGAGCTCAGGACAGAGGGAAGGCGCGCTGTACTGTATCTGCCGCTGACAACCTGATGTTAAGGAACGCTGAACTGTTAAAAGTGGATACAGAGTCTGCCATTGAATGTGCGGTGGCATCCGGATCACGGAACCAGCGGAGACGGCAGATCCACAAGTGAGTGTTATACGCCACACACAAACCGTACGACGGGACACTATTTACTTGTGGGGAGCCAGGGTGTGGGAGAGGAGCTGCCCCTCGCCCGTGACCACCGCCCTGCGCCCCCCACAATTCACTTATTCCTGATCGTCATTGTAGCACAATCGTTATTGTAGGAATAAGGAACCTTAACGGCCGCCGTTTTAATGCATATTGGCAGTTGTTAAGGGGTAAAATAATAATTCCTGTCCATCTTTGTGCTGTGAAATACGTTACATGACAGGTGCCCAATAAATGGCGGCTATGGGTGTAGACAGATATTGTGCAGACAGGATTTACATGTAACTTCTCCACCTGAATAAGAGAATCAGCGTCTGAGATCAGGAAACATCGATATCACTGGGTGATCTATCAGGTTTGCTTATATCAGTGAGTTACATTTTGTCACTTACGTTATTTTGAAGTTCTCTATAATATCTTCACTGAGATCTTGCATAATTATTTTCAGGGGGTCCACACTATAATACAAGGAGAACATGTCACTGTGTATGTTAGGTATGGGAGAAACTTTTTTCTAACACTGGCAATTTATTAAAGAAAAGTCCCAACTTAGTTCTCCCCTATCCACAGTACAGGGAATAAGTTACTGATTATGGGGGATCCGTCCGCTGGGACCTCCAGCTCTGAGATGTCCCTGTAGGATGGAGCCAAGGTGGCGCATGCGCCCCACACACCGTACAATGAGAAGAAAGACTCTTACCTGTGAATTAGTTCTGTAGCTGGAAGACAAACAACAGCGCAGAATTAGATTTACTGAACTATTATATAAAAGTCACCCAGCtgcagtgtttttattttttaggcCATATTCACACTTCATTTTATTCTCAGCTAGATTTCATTActgtgaaaggaaaaaaagctgGTGGAAGTTTTTCCCAGTAGTTAGTCAATGGGTGAGTTTGGCCGACAATTCTCCCCAAAGCTGACATGttaccagccccatagaatataagggCCAGTGAGAAATACAGAGAGCA contains:
- the LOC143769782 gene encoding uncharacterized protein LOC143769782, with amino-acid sequence MRKITRAIHEKIYAAFSNMRSTELIHSVDPLKIIMQDLSEDIIENFKITKRNLHLIEKKIVEENITLGKIHLTLDKEGKKKKKLMKERIMAMKEIQQILQQRLEKETEELKAMEKTLRFQNITTRLFSAFMETIDKETSV